A genomic window from Maylandia zebra isolate NMK-2024a linkage group LG20, Mzebra_GT3a, whole genome shotgun sequence includes:
- the mipb gene encoding major intrinsic protein of lens fiber b, protein MWEFRSMNFWRAVFAEFFGTMFFVFFGMGAALRWTTGPHHVLHVALCFGLAAATLIQSIGHISGGHINPAVTFAYLVGSQMSLFRAIFYIAAQCLGAVAGAAVLYGVTPGNMRGNMAMNTLQPGISLGMATTVEVFLTMQLVICIFAVTDERRNGRLGSAALSIGFSVTIGHLMGMYYTGAGMNPARSFAPAVIFRNFINHWVYWVGPMIGGAMGALLYDFMLFPRMRGLSERLATLKGSRPPENETQQDTRGEPIELKTQAL, encoded by the exons ATGTGGGAGTTCCGGTCTATGAATTTTTGGCGGGCAGTTTTTGCCGAGTTCTTCGGGACCatgttttttgtgttctttGGCATGGGCGCTGCCCTGCGCTGGACCACTGGGCCTCATCATGTCCTTCACGTGGCCCTGTGCTTTGGGCTGGCAGCCGCTACCCTCATCCAGTCCATCGGCCACATCAGCGGCGGCCACATCAACCCTGCCGTCACTTTTGCCTACCTTGTCGGCTCACAGATGTCTCTTTTCCGAGCCATTTTCTACATTGCTGCCCAGTGCCTGGGTGCTGTAGCCGGGGCTGCTGTGCTGTATGGGGTCACACCAGGCAACATGAGAGGCAACATGGCAATGAACACG CTGCAGCCTGGCATCAGCCTGGGGATGGCCACCACTGTGGAGGTCTTCCTCACCATGCAGCTTGTCATCTGCATCTTCGCCGTGACTGATGAGAGGAGAAACGGACGTCTCGGATCGGCTGCCCTCTCCATTGGCTTCTCTGTTACCATCGGACATCTCATGGGG ATGTACTACACGGGTGCTGGAATGAACCCTGCCAGGTCCTTTGCCCCTGCTGTGATCTTCAGAAACTTTATCAACCACTGG GTGTACTGGGTCGGGCCTATGATAGGAGGTGCCATGGGGGCCCTCCTGTATGATTTCATGCTGTTCCCACGCATGAGGGGTCTGTCCGAGCGTCTGGCCACACTGAAGGGCAGTCGACCTCCCGAGAACGAGACCCAGCAGGACACCCGCGGGGAGCCCATCGAGCTCAAGACACAAGCCCTATAA